Proteins from one Acidihalobacter prosperus genomic window:
- a CDS encoding putative bifunctional diguanylate cyclase/phosphodiesterase, translated as MENAGTLNLAAVLKALSRESRFEDYFRKAAGAAASCCGADGAALIVRDGDTMQYRFFLGVPPAFSKRFMGYRYPVEQGVSGQVLRTGQSRFVGDYAHSSMAMEIFVAAGLRANLAVPVRWPDGEMAAVLAVSWFGSRTNLPDPEALETVEALAGLIGAALLREEMESRLRRQAMSDSLTGLPNRHALPEVLEGAMNRARRQERMLSVIVIDIDGFKAVNDRLGHHFGDLLLKSCADRLREIVRRGDTVVRMGGDEFLVLSEGIGRVSEVEALCRRIDLALRLRMTVEGRRVGVRPSIGVAMLMDDEGDADTLIHQADMAMYSAKADGGGYRFYGYEIDRHLQARRATREALESALQENRLALYLQPIVDLRDGRPVGAEALLRWVRADGTVLAPDSFLWAVHDDPLMEQIGRWVIVTGVALLRAWQCREALSGMTLALNVSDWELRKKGFCESLDQLTAGEHPIDYDRLHLEIVETAALSDRKEIVDVLSQCVARGISVYLDDFGTGHASLSHLSEMPVSGVKIDRRFVAQIDNVSQSRSLVQAIIGMAEPFGHAVVAEGIERPEQTEQLLGLGCRYGQGYLYGRPMPADAFCDWAAAQHAAREPGLA; from the coding sequence ATGGAAAACGCGGGCACATTGAATCTGGCGGCGGTGCTCAAGGCTTTGTCGCGCGAGTCGCGTTTCGAGGATTATTTCCGCAAGGCGGCAGGCGCTGCGGCGAGTTGCTGCGGCGCCGATGGCGCGGCCTTGATCGTGCGCGACGGCGACACCATGCAGTACCGCTTCTTTCTGGGCGTGCCGCCGGCCTTCAGCAAGCGTTTCATGGGCTATCGCTACCCCGTGGAACAGGGCGTTTCCGGCCAAGTGCTGCGCACCGGCCAGTCCCGCTTCGTGGGCGATTATGCGCATTCGTCGATGGCGATGGAGATATTCGTCGCGGCCGGGCTGCGCGCCAATCTTGCGGTGCCGGTGCGCTGGCCGGACGGCGAGATGGCCGCCGTGCTGGCCGTGTCCTGGTTCGGCAGCCGCACCAACCTGCCCGACCCCGAGGCCCTGGAAACCGTCGAGGCGCTGGCCGGCCTCATCGGCGCGGCGCTGCTGCGCGAGGAAATGGAGTCGCGCCTGCGCAGGCAGGCCATGAGCGATTCGCTGACCGGCCTGCCCAACCGGCATGCCCTGCCCGAAGTACTGGAAGGGGCCATGAACCGGGCGCGGCGTCAGGAACGCATGCTCAGCGTCATTGTGATCGATATCGACGGCTTCAAGGCGGTGAATGATCGCCTCGGTCACCATTTCGGCGATTTGTTGCTCAAGAGCTGCGCCGATCGCCTGCGCGAGATCGTGCGCCGCGGCGATACCGTGGTGCGCATGGGCGGCGACGAGTTTCTGGTGCTCTCGGAAGGTATCGGGCGCGTGAGCGAGGTCGAGGCGCTGTGCCGGCGCATCGACCTCGCCCTGCGTCTGCGCATGACCGTCGAAGGCCGCCGCGTGGGGGTGCGTCCGAGTATCGGCGTGGCCATGCTGATGGACGACGAGGGTGATGCCGATACCCTGATCCACCAGGCCGACATGGCGATGTACAGTGCCAAGGCCGACGGCGGCGGCTACCGCTTTTACGGCTACGAGATCGACCGCCATCTGCAGGCCCGGCGCGCGACCCGCGAGGCGCTGGAGTCGGCTCTGCAGGAGAACCGCCTCGCGCTGTATCTGCAGCCGATCGTCGACCTGCGCGATGGCCGCCCCGTCGGCGCTGAGGCGCTGCTGCGCTGGGTGCGGGCGGACGGCACGGTTCTCGCGCCGGACAGCTTTCTCTGGGCCGTGCACGATGATCCGCTGATGGAGCAAATCGGTCGCTGGGTCATCGTGACCGGCGTGGCGCTGCTGCGCGCCTGGCAGTGCCGCGAGGCCCTGTCGGGCATGACCCTGGCGCTCAACGTGTCGGATTGGGAGCTGCGCAAAAAGGGTTTTTGCGAATCACTCGATCAGCTCACGGCCGGGGAGCATCCCATCGATTACGACCGCCTGCACCTGGAGATCGTCGAGACCGCCGCGCTCAGCGACCGCAAGGAAATCGTCGACGTGCTGTCGCAGTGCGTGGCGCGCGGCATTTCGGTCTACCTCGACGATTTCGGCACCGGGCACGCCAGTCTTTCCCATCTGAGCGAAATGCCGGTCAGCGGGGTCAAGATCGACCGCCGCTTCGTGGCCCAGATCGACAACGTCAGCCAGAGCCGCAGTCTGGTGCAGGCGATCATCGGCATGGCGGAGCCCTTCGGTCACGCGGTCGTGGCCGAGGGGATCGAGCGCCCCGAGCAGACCGAACAGCTGCTCGGTCTGGGTTGCCGCTATGGTCAGGGTTATCTGTACGGCCGGCCGATGCCGGCGGACGCATTCTGCGACTGGGCGGCCGCGCAACACGCGGCGCGCGAACCCGGGCTGGCGTGA
- the fghA gene encoding S-formylglutathione hydrolase codes for MSSLERIERIKESGGWLERYRHDSASCRCPMTFSIYLPPQAEQGPVPAVYWLSGLTCTDDNFRTKAGAQRYAAELGLALVIPDTSPRGEGVPDVPERYDLGQGAGFYVNATQAPWSEHYHMYDYVTRELPALVEAHFPLVPGLKSISGHSMGGHGALICALKNPGAYRSVSAFAPICHPTVCGWGEGCFGAYLGDDREAWKAYDATELVAAGAAPIPLLIDHGTDDEFLPDQLYPQDLETACRARDFPLTLRMQAGYDHSYHFIASFIGEHLAYHAAALK; via the coding sequence ATGAGCTCACTCGAACGCATCGAACGCATCAAGGAAAGCGGCGGCTGGCTGGAGCGCTACCGCCACGACTCGGCGAGCTGCCGTTGCCCGATGACCTTCTCGATCTACCTGCCGCCGCAGGCCGAGCAGGGACCGGTGCCGGCGGTCTACTGGCTGTCCGGCCTGACCTGCACGGACGACAACTTCCGCACCAAGGCCGGCGCCCAGCGCTACGCCGCGGAACTCGGTCTCGCGCTGGTCATCCCCGACACCAGCCCCCGCGGCGAGGGCGTGCCCGACGTGCCCGAGCGCTACGACCTCGGTCAGGGCGCAGGTTTCTACGTCAACGCCACCCAGGCGCCGTGGTCCGAGCACTACCACATGTACGACTACGTCACCCGCGAACTGCCGGCGCTGGTCGAGGCGCACTTCCCGCTGGTGCCAGGGTTGAAGTCCATCTCCGGGCATTCGATGGGCGGCCACGGCGCGCTGATCTGCGCGCTGAAGAATCCCGGCGCCTACCGCTCGGTGTCGGCCTTCGCGCCGATCTGCCACCCGACGGTGTGCGGCTGGGGCGAGGGCTGCTTCGGCGCTTATCTGGGCGACGACCGCGAGGCCTGGAAGGCCTACGACGCGACCGAACTGGTCGCCGCCGGCGCCGCGCCCATCCCGCTGCTGATCGACCACGGCACCGACGACGAATTCCTGCCCGACCAGCTCTATCCGCAGGATCTCGAAACCGCCTGCCGCGCGCGCGATTTCCCGCTCACCCTGCGCATGCAGGCAGGCTACGACCACAGCTACCACTTTATCGCGAGCTTCATCGGCGAGCACCTCGCCTACCATGCGGCCGCGCTGAAATAG
- a CDS encoding S-(hydroxymethyl)glutathione dehydrogenase/class III alcohol dehydrogenase — protein MKAKAAVAWEPRKPLVIEEVEVEGPKEGEVLLKVHASGVCHTDAFTLSGDDPEGAFPCILGHEGGCEVVEVGPGVKSLAVGDHVIPLYIPECGHCEYCLSDKTNLCQTIAGTLWSGYMPDHTRRFKARGQDIFHYMGCSTFSEYTVVPEIALAKINKAAPLDKVCLLGCGVTTGIGAVLNTAKVEPGSTVAVFGLGGIGLSAIQGAVMAKAGRIIAVDINPEKFEMARALGATDCVNPKELGVSTTEAIKEMTHGGVDYSFECIGNVEVMREALECCHMGWGVSTIIGVAGAGQEIHTRPFQLVTGRTWKGTAFGGVKGRTQLPDYVERYMSGEIKIDEMVTHTMPLEDINRAFDLMHEGKSIRSVILF, from the coding sequence ATGAAAGCCAAAGCCGCCGTCGCCTGGGAACCCCGCAAGCCCCTGGTCATCGAAGAGGTCGAGGTCGAAGGGCCCAAGGAAGGCGAAGTCCTGCTCAAGGTGCATGCCAGCGGCGTGTGCCACACCGACGCCTTCACCCTGTCAGGCGACGACCCGGAAGGCGCCTTCCCCTGCATCCTCGGCCACGAGGGCGGTTGCGAGGTGGTCGAGGTCGGCCCCGGCGTGAAGAGCCTCGCCGTCGGCGACCACGTGATCCCGCTGTACATCCCCGAGTGCGGCCACTGCGAATACTGCCTGTCCGACAAGACAAACCTGTGCCAGACCATCGCCGGCACGCTGTGGAGCGGCTACATGCCCGACCACACCCGACGCTTCAAAGCCCGCGGCCAGGACATCTTCCACTACATGGGCTGCTCGACCTTCAGCGAATACACCGTGGTGCCGGAGATCGCGCTGGCCAAGATCAACAAGGCCGCGCCGCTGGACAAGGTCTGCCTGCTCGGCTGCGGCGTCACCACCGGCATCGGCGCGGTGCTCAACACCGCCAAGGTCGAGCCGGGCTCGACGGTGGCCGTGTTCGGCCTCGGCGGCATCGGCCTGTCCGCCATCCAGGGCGCGGTGATGGCCAAGGCCGGGCGCATCATCGCCGTGGACATCAACCCGGAGAAATTCGAGATGGCCCGTGCCCTCGGCGCCACCGACTGCGTGAACCCCAAGGAACTCGGCGTCAGCACCACCGAGGCGATCAAGGAAATGACCCACGGCGGCGTCGACTACTCCTTCGAGTGCATCGGCAACGTCGAGGTCATGCGCGAGGCGCTGGAGTGCTGCCACATGGGCTGGGGCGTCTCCACCATCATCGGCGTCGCCGGTGCCGGCCAGGAGATCCACACCCGTCCGTTCCAGCTGGTCACCGGGCGCACCTGGAAGGGCACCGCCTTCGGCGGCGTCAAGGGCCGCACCCAGCTGCCCGACTACGTCGAGCGCTACATGAGCGGCGAGATCAAGATCGACGAAATGGTCACCCACACCATGCCGCTGGAAGACATCAACCGCGCCTTCGACCTCATGCACGAGGGCAAGAGCATCCGTTCCGTCATCCTCTTCTAA
- a CDS encoding ATP-grasp domain-containing protein, with amino-acid sequence MRLVSFDAFRTLGLPGIHYVKPEHFLHQQALVDAADWVLFPEFWQLGTLVFALRKRIFPSLSSYLLGHDKIEMTRAFQAVAPRHVPETVIAANTPDDADRLWSTLTPPFVAKIPRSSMGEGVSLIESHADWTRYLAATPTIYAQEYLPIDRDLRVVIAGSEVVAAYWRLQSARSFHNNLARGGRIGDDPVPPAAIELALLLARTLGIDHAGFDIAMVGGHPYVLEFNRLFGYQGLNGRLDRLAGAILDHLRTQGDHHGPHDPIRPTPVWPTAA; translated from the coding sequence ATGCGGTTGGTCTCCTTCGATGCTTTCCGAACCCTCGGACTGCCCGGCATCCATTACGTCAAACCCGAGCACTTCCTGCATCAGCAGGCGCTGGTCGATGCCGCCGACTGGGTACTGTTCCCGGAATTCTGGCAGCTCGGCACCCTGGTGTTCGCCCTGCGCAAACGCATCTTCCCGAGTCTGTCGAGCTACCTGCTCGGTCACGACAAGATCGAGATGACGCGAGCCTTCCAGGCGGTGGCGCCGCGTCACGTGCCCGAAACCGTCATCGCCGCCAACACACCGGACGATGCCGACCGGCTATGGTCCACGCTGACGCCGCCCTTCGTTGCCAAAATCCCCCGCAGCAGCATGGGCGAAGGCGTGTCTCTGATCGAATCGCACGCCGACTGGACGCGCTATCTCGCGGCCACGCCGACGATATACGCGCAGGAATACCTGCCCATCGACCGCGACCTGCGCGTGGTGATCGCCGGCAGCGAAGTCGTGGCCGCTTACTGGCGCCTGCAGTCCGCCCGCAGCTTCCACAACAACCTCGCGCGCGGCGGCCGCATCGGCGACGACCCGGTCCCTCCGGCGGCGATCGAACTCGCCCTGCTGCTCGCACGCACGCTCGGTATCGACCACGCCGGCTTCGATATCGCGATGGTCGGAGGTCATCCCTACGTACTCGAATTCAACCGCCTGTTCGGCTACCAGGGGCTCAACGGCCGCCTCGATCGGCTCGCCGGCGCCATACTCGATCACCTCCGCACGCAGGGCGACCATCATGGTCCCCATGACCCCATTCGCCCCACCCCGGTGTGGCCCACCGCCGCCTGA
- a CDS encoding GGDEF domain-containing protein, with amino-acid sequence MTDAVIRDIARDLSRSDEFVRTKIRFLDIATPIGVAVALLMSYIELQQVPWFRVLPAMLFPLFAPFLLYRIHRGGYRGYEQGLTGFALLISAQQLLGALFTLNELVALIWFPVFPLTYIFLLGYERAIRWNAVVMTGLVAGYLLFPVVNHGMHPVPPMAFVAGLLAYAFATLLAWHDHREVSTYQRRLYEQASYDALTGAMMREPGLEVLARCMAQVDRRPGEAVSVALLDLDDFKRINDEEGHQAGDRVLRGVAAEVRGHIRRGDYLVRLGGEEFLIVFPGMRAEAAYALSDGLRERIPAVTDGLSRRPVTASIGLVQYRGGETAGQLLGRADVLMYAAKTGGKNRVCREAPPAAGQTATGAIA; translated from the coding sequence ATGACCGACGCCGTGATCCGCGACATTGCGCGCGATCTGAGCCGTAGCGACGAGTTCGTCAGGACCAAGATCCGGTTTCTCGACATCGCCACGCCGATCGGTGTGGCGGTGGCCTTGCTGATGAGCTATATCGAGCTGCAGCAGGTGCCGTGGTTCCGCGTGCTGCCCGCGATGCTGTTCCCGCTGTTCGCCCCTTTTCTGCTGTATCGCATCCATCGCGGCGGCTACCGCGGCTACGAGCAGGGTCTCACCGGTTTTGCGCTGCTGATCAGCGCGCAGCAGCTGCTTGGCGCGCTGTTCACGCTCAACGAGCTGGTCGCGCTAATCTGGTTTCCGGTCTTCCCGCTGACCTACATCTTCCTACTGGGTTATGAGCGCGCCATCCGCTGGAATGCGGTCGTGATGACAGGTCTTGTCGCCGGCTATCTGTTGTTCCCGGTCGTCAACCATGGCATGCACCCGGTGCCGCCGATGGCCTTCGTCGCCGGGTTGCTGGCATATGCCTTCGCGACGTTGCTGGCTTGGCACGATCACCGCGAGGTGAGCACATATCAGCGCCGTCTGTACGAGCAGGCGAGCTACGACGCGTTGACGGGCGCGATGATGCGCGAGCCGGGGCTTGAGGTGCTGGCGCGCTGCATGGCGCAGGTGGATCGGCGTCCCGGCGAGGCGGTCAGCGTGGCGCTGCTGGATCTGGACGATTTCAAGCGCATCAACGACGAAGAGGGCCACCAGGCGGGCGACCGGGTGCTGCGCGGCGTGGCGGCCGAAGTGCGCGGGCACATTCGGCGGGGCGATTATCTGGTGCGCCTGGGCGGCGAGGAATTCCTGATCGTGTTTCCGGGTATGCGCGCGGAGGCGGCGTATGCGCTGTCGGACGGTCTGCGTGAACGGATACCGGCGGTGACGGACGGATTGAGCCGGCGCCCGGTGACCGCGAGCATCGGGCTGGTGCAATACCGCGGCGGCGAGACGGCGGGCCAGTTGCTCGGTCGTGCGGACGTGCTGATGTATGCCGCCAAGACCGGCGGCAAGAACCGCGTCTGCCGCGAGGCGCCCCCCGCGGCTGGGCAAACCGCCACCGGTGCGATCGCATGA
- a CDS encoding GGDEF domain-containing protein yields the protein MAQVDRRPGEAVSVALLDLDDFKRINDEEGHQAGDRVLRGVAAEVRGHIRRGDYLVRLGGEEFLIVFPGMRAEAAYALSDGLRERIPAVTDGLSRRPVTASIGLVQYRGGETAGQLLGRADVLMYAAKTGGKNRVCRDGDVGDGLSGQTEPIL from the coding sequence ATGGCGCAGGTGGATCGGCGTCCCGGCGAGGCGGTCAGCGTGGCGCTGCTGGATCTGGACGATTTCAAGCGCATCAACGACGAAGAGGGCCACCAGGCGGGCGACCGGGTGCTGCGCGGCGTGGCGGCCGAAGTGCGCGGGCACATTCGGCGGGGCGATTATCTGGTGCGCCTGGGCGGCGAGGAATTCCTGATCGTGTTTCCGGGTATGCGCGCGGAGGCGGCGTATGCGCTGTCGGACGGTCTGCGTGAACGGATACCGGCGGTGACGGACGGATTGAGCCGGCGCCCGGTGACCGCGAGCATCGGGCTGGTGCAATACCGCGGCGGCGAGACGGCGGGCCAGTTGCTCGGTCGTGCGGACGTGCTGATGTATGCCGCCAAGACCGGCGGCAAGAACCGCGTCTGCCGCGATGGCGATGTGGGCGATGGCCTGTCCGGGCAGACTGAACCCATCCTCTGA
- a CDS encoding IS1182 family transposase: MKRFIEGQSRTQSVLFPEVLDDYVSDANPVRVVDVFVDELDLGALGFAGVEPASTGRPGYHPAVLLKLYIYGYLNRVQSSRRLEREAQRNVELMWLTGRLMPDHKTIARFRQEHGQAIGNVCRQFVYLCRQLGLFSEALVAIDGSKFKAVNNRDRNFTKAKLKRRMEEIDKSIQRYLVDLDTADRQEDEVARAQSGRLQDKILALKSQMKQLQAIETELNASPDGQLSQTDPDARSMKSRGAGIVGYNVQTAVDAQHHLIVAHAVTSHGSDRDQLTTMAEHARTATGETDLTVIADRGYYKSEQILACHEAGITAIVPKTTTSGARADGRFDKADFIYDATNNEYRCPAGQRLIWRYVSTEGGLKIHRYWSSHCPRCDIKSQCTPGDYRRVSRWEHQDVLEAMQRRLDQAPQSMRIRRQTVEHPFGTIKSWMGHTHFLTRTLEHVSTEMSLHVLAYNLKRMMNLMGTQNLIQAIQAG; the protein is encoded by the coding sequence ATGAAGCGTTTTATTGAAGGTCAGAGCCGTACGCAAAGCGTCTTGTTTCCAGAAGTCCTTGATGATTATGTCAGCGATGCCAACCCGGTTCGTGTGGTTGATGTCTTTGTCGATGAACTGGATCTGGGTGCGCTGGGATTTGCCGGGGTTGAGCCGGCGTCTACGGGACGTCCCGGTTACCATCCGGCCGTTCTTCTCAAGCTTTACATCTATGGGTATCTCAACCGGGTGCAATCCTCGCGTCGTCTTGAGCGTGAGGCCCAGCGCAACGTCGAGCTGATGTGGCTGACCGGTCGCCTGATGCCGGATCACAAGACCATTGCCCGCTTTCGCCAGGAACATGGACAGGCCATCGGTAATGTCTGTCGCCAGTTTGTGTATCTGTGCCGTCAGCTGGGTTTGTTCTCCGAAGCCCTGGTGGCCATCGACGGGAGCAAGTTTAAGGCGGTGAACAACCGGGACCGGAACTTCACGAAGGCTAAGCTCAAGCGTCGAATGGAAGAGATCGACAAGAGCATCCAGCGTTATCTGGTGGATCTGGACACGGCCGATCGTCAGGAAGATGAGGTGGCCCGGGCCCAGTCAGGGCGTCTTCAGGACAAGATCTTAGCGCTCAAGTCACAGATGAAGCAGCTGCAGGCCATCGAGACCGAACTCAATGCGAGTCCAGATGGCCAACTCTCACAGACCGATCCGGATGCACGTTCCATGAAGAGCCGTGGCGCAGGGATCGTTGGTTATAACGTCCAGACTGCGGTTGATGCGCAACATCACCTGATTGTCGCCCATGCGGTGACCTCGCACGGCAGTGATCGTGACCAGCTCACAACGATGGCAGAACACGCTCGAACGGCCACGGGTGAAACGGATCTGACAGTCATTGCGGATCGGGGGTATTACAAAAGCGAACAGATCCTGGCCTGTCATGAGGCGGGCATTACCGCCATCGTGCCGAAGACCACGACGTCGGGCGCCCGAGCTGATGGCCGCTTCGACAAGGCGGACTTTATCTATGATGCGACCAACAATGAATATCGCTGTCCTGCCGGACAACGTTTGATCTGGCGTTATGTCAGCACAGAAGGTGGCCTGAAGATCCATCGTTACTGGAGCTCACATTGCCCACGGTGCGACATTAAATCCCAATGCACGCCCGGTGATTATCGACGGGTCAGTCGTTGGGAGCATCAGGATGTCCTCGAAGCCATGCAAAGACGTCTGGATCAGGCGCCGCAGAGCATGCGCATCCGAAGACAAACGGTCGAGCATCCATTCGGAACGATTAAATCATGGATGGGCCACACGCACTTCCTGACCCGAACCCTGGAACATGTGAGTACCGAGATGAGCCTGCATGTATTGGCCTACAACCTCAAGCGCATGATGAACCTGATGGGAACGCAAAACCTGATCCAGGCCATCCAGGCTGGGTGA
- a CDS encoding putative bifunctional diguanylate cyclase/phosphodiesterase has protein sequence MSDWATDPRAEAWREVYPEWASAAIFPLSGDADPQDCLVFHSRRVGVFADCDVPVWTHFARLLALALQRCRGQASEQAYACLLDAIVRSHETFDPGADEAAIADRFVGILHESSLFPFVWVGRKQPNGALEVLASRGVSPEIKAIYLDAHRAAQAAGMPMLIDRVMESGESQWREDYQQEGILDNPGMREWREQVDAYGLRLVAMSPIPVGGSIWGVLATNSFARVVDFERLLPVLERGARTLGLAIERQARERELRDALADLHLESRAIEAAQQGISIADMRQPEQPLIYVNPAFTRITGYTAAEVLGRNCRMLQDDTADAAVRALLRDAIEARRPATVVLQNRHKDGHHFWNEISLSPVVSDEGELTHYIGLQTDVSDRMREEIYRRQMTSVVENMQEGVVFTDAGLRMLNVNPAFVRITGHDRDEVLGQTLELLRSDRHDQDGYGEMREALETVGCWQGELWNRRRNGEAYPGQLSISAVRNDQGTVLHYVGVFTDITALKEREMALQQAATRDFLTGLPNRFALDQRLEACLPRALRQQTLLAIGLLDLDGFKAVNDTYGHDVGDLLLRQLADRLRRVLRSSDFLARLGGDEFVLLMEDIRRWADVEQLLERIGSVFDAPFHVGQHEVDMKASLGLTLYPLDDSKPRDLMRHADHALYAAKGRDRVRGLFYTLYAYNPAVHDAAEPLPEAGQMPQPLKRLAPQDLTVYYQPVIELPARSMSGVEALARLHHRQGTRGPDDFLAQLAPVDVRRTSFVVLDQALAQLRRWEGAGLSLGVSVNFEPLDLLAPSTALAIQSRLEAHDIDPARLTIEIIDSGRLFADPAMRERLQTLKALGIGLALDDLGSAYASLERLRSLPFDSLKLDRGFGIGLDRRPADLRFLLGLVDLAQSLGVSLVVEGVDSPETLAAVQTLGVHRVQGYFLSPPLSGEELASHRPAFDATTAGDPLMPAYAGHLLWARGLRGRLQTGTVTSAGDESPLRAVAPRLPGLGALLDRYPPILTDAVASRLPADAAVLLADAVEREIQRVLEGVYEAAAAG, from the coding sequence GTGAGCGACTGGGCGACGGACCCCCGGGCGGAGGCGTGGCGCGAGGTCTACCCCGAGTGGGCGTCGGCCGCAATTTTTCCCCTGTCCGGGGATGCGGATCCGCAGGACTGTCTCGTGTTCCATAGCCGCCGGGTGGGTGTGTTCGCGGATTGCGACGTGCCCGTTTGGACGCATTTCGCACGCCTGCTCGCGCTTGCCCTCCAGCGCTGCCGCGGCCAAGCGTCGGAGCAGGCCTATGCGTGCCTGCTCGACGCCATCGTCCGTTCGCATGAGACCTTCGACCCGGGTGCCGATGAGGCCGCAATTGCCGATCGTTTCGTCGGCATCCTGCACGAGTCGTCGCTGTTCCCCTTCGTCTGGGTCGGGCGCAAGCAGCCGAACGGGGCGCTGGAGGTGTTGGCCAGTCGAGGCGTGAGTCCGGAAATCAAGGCGATCTATCTCGATGCGCACCGTGCGGCTCAGGCGGCCGGCATGCCGATGCTGATCGACCGCGTCATGGAGAGCGGCGAATCGCAATGGCGCGAGGACTACCAGCAGGAGGGAATTCTCGATAACCCGGGGATGCGGGAGTGGCGTGAGCAGGTCGATGCCTATGGCCTGCGTCTGGTGGCCATGAGCCCGATCCCCGTAGGCGGCTCGATCTGGGGCGTACTGGCGACCAATAGCTTCGCGCGCGTGGTCGACTTCGAACGACTGCTGCCGGTGCTGGAGCGCGGTGCGCGCACACTGGGTCTCGCGATCGAGCGTCAGGCCCGCGAACGCGAGCTGCGCGATGCCCTGGCCGATCTGCATCTGGAATCCCGTGCGATCGAGGCGGCGCAGCAGGGCATTTCCATTGCGGACATGCGCCAGCCGGAGCAGCCGCTTATCTACGTCAACCCGGCCTTCACGCGCATCACGGGCTATACCGCGGCAGAGGTCCTCGGGCGTAATTGCCGCATGTTGCAGGACGATACCGCGGACGCCGCCGTGCGCGCGCTGCTGCGCGACGCGATCGAGGCTCGTCGGCCCGCGACGGTGGTGCTGCAGAACCGGCACAAGGATGGCCATCACTTCTGGAACGAGATATCCCTGTCACCCGTGGTGTCGGACGAGGGCGAGCTGACTCATTACATCGGCCTGCAGACGGACGTGTCCGACCGCATGCGGGAGGAAATCTATCGCCGGCAGATGACCAGCGTGGTCGAAAACATGCAGGAGGGCGTCGTGTTCACCGATGCCGGTCTGCGCATGCTCAACGTCAATCCGGCCTTCGTCCGCATCACCGGCCATGACCGCGACGAAGTACTCGGGCAGACCCTGGAACTGCTGCGTTCCGACCGCCACGACCAGGACGGCTACGGCGAAATGCGCGAAGCACTCGAAACCGTCGGCTGCTGGCAGGGCGAACTCTGGAACCGCCGCCGCAACGGCGAGGCCTACCCTGGACAGCTGAGCATCAGCGCGGTACGCAATGACCAGGGCACGGTTCTGCACTATGTCGGCGTGTTCACCGACATCACCGCGCTCAAGGAGCGCGAGATGGCGTTGCAGCAGGCCGCGACGCGCGATTTCCTCACCGGCCTGCCGAACCGCTTCGCCCTCGATCAGCGTCTGGAGGCCTGTCTGCCCCGCGCACTGCGCCAGCAGACCCTGTTGGCCATCGGGCTGCTCGACCTGGACGGTTTCAAGGCGGTCAACGATACCTACGGGCACGACGTCGGCGATCTGCTGCTGCGTCAGCTTGCGGATCGGCTGCGCCGGGTGTTGCGCAGCTCCGATTTTCTCGCGCGGCTGGGCGGCGACGAATTCGTGTTGTTGATGGAGGATATTCGTCGCTGGGCCGATGTCGAGCAACTGCTGGAGCGCATCGGCAGCGTGTTCGATGCGCCGTTCCATGTGGGGCAGCACGAGGTGGACATGAAGGCAAGCCTCGGCCTCACCCTTTATCCGCTGGACGACTCCAAGCCGCGCGATCTGATGCGGCATGCCGATCACGCGCTTTATGCCGCCAAGGGACGGGACCGGGTGCGCGGGCTGTTCTATACGCTGTACGCCTACAATCCTGCCGTCCACGATGCGGCCGAACCCCTGCCGGAGGCCGGCCAGATGCCGCAACCGCTCAAGCGGCTGGCGCCGCAGGATCTGACGGTGTACTACCAGCCCGTGATCGAATTGCCGGCGCGTAGCATGAGCGGCGTCGAGGCGCTGGCGCGGCTGCATCATCGCCAGGGCACGAGGGGACCGGACGATTTTCTCGCCCAACTGGCCCCGGTGGATGTGCGCAGGACCAGTTTCGTGGTGCTCGATCAGGCGCTGGCCCAGTTGCGTCGTTGGGAGGGTGCGGGGCTGTCGCTCGGCGTTTCCGTCAATTTCGAGCCTCTGGACCTGCTGGCGCCGAGCACGGCGCTGGCGATCCAGTCGCGCCTGGAGGCGCACGATATAGACCCCGCGCGTCTGACCATCGAAATCATCGACAGCGGCCGACTTTTCGCCGATCCGGCGATGCGCGAGCGCCTGCAGACGCTCAAGGCGCTCGGTATCGGCCTCGCCCTCGATGATCTTGGCAGCGCCTATGCCAGCCTGGAGCGATTGAGGAGCCTGCCGTTCGACAGCCTCAAGCTCGATCGCGGTTTCGGTATCGGCCTTGATCGACGTCCCGCCGATCTGCGTTTTCTGCTGGGCCTCGTCGATCTGGCGCAGAGTCTTGGCGTATCGCTGGTGGTGGAGGGTGTCGACTCGCCCGAGACGTTGGCGGCGGTGCAGACCCTGGGCGTCCATCGCGTGCAGGGCTACTTCCTCTCGCCTCCCCTGAGCGGCGAGGAGCTGGCATCGCATCGGCCGGCATTCGATGCCACGACTGCGGGCGATCCGTTGATGCCCGCCTACGCGGGTCATTTGCTCTGGGCGCGCGGTCTGCGCGGCCGGTTGCAGACAGGTACCGTCACGAGCGCGGGCGACGAATCGCCTTTGCGCGCCGTGGCGCCGCGGTTGCCCGGATTGGGCGCGCTGCTGGATCGTTATCCGCCGATACTGACCGATGCGGTGGCTTCCCGGCTGCCGGCGGATGCGGCCGTATTGCTGGCCGATGCCGTGGAGCGTGAAATCCAGCGGGTGCTGGAAGGCGTTTACGAGGCGGCCGCAGCGGGTTGA